CAGGGAGACTCCAACAGCATCCAGAACCAGAGGATGATGCTGGAGAAGTACGCAAAGGACAATGGATTTGAGAATGTGAAATTCCTGTATGACGACGGTGCGTCCGGCACAAATTTCAACCGGCCTGCCTTTCAAGAGGCAATGGAGCTCATCGAAAACGGAGAGGTTGCAACCTTTATCGTCAAGGATATGAGCCGGTTGGGTAGGGAGTATTTAGAGGTCGGCAGGCTGACAGAAATCGTGTTCCCAAGCTACGGCGTGCGGTTTATCGCCATGAATGACGGCGTGGACAGCCTCTACGGTGATAATGAATTCACCCCGTTCAAAAATATCATCAACGAATGGTACGCGAAAGACTGCAGCAAAAAGGGAAAAGCCGCCGCTAAAATCAAAGCGGAAAGCGGAGCGAGGGTTGGCTCAAGACCGCCCTTCGGGTATCAGAAAGACCCTGCCGACCCCAAGCGCAAAATCATTCCCGATGAAGAAACCGCGCCCATTGTCAAGTACATTTTCTCTCTATGCATGAATGGAAAGGGCCCTACTCAGGTTGCGGTGCAGCTTCGAGAGGAGCAGATTCCCATCCCCGCCTATTACTATCACAAGAAAAACGGAGTCAAGATTGTCGGCTTCGATCCTGTCCAACCGTACTACTGGTCATCCACAACCGTAGGAAAGATATTGGAGGATGAGGTTTACCTCGGACACACCATCAACCTCAAATATACCACCTTGTCCTACAAAAACAAGAAACGTGTCAAGCGCCCTGTGTCGGAAAGAATTCGGATTGAGAACACTCACGAGCCGCTGATAGACCAGAGCACTTGGAATATCGTGCAGGACATCCGCAGGCACAAGCGCCGTCCGGCCAAGATGGCGGAGCAGAATATGTTCTCCGGACTGATTTACTGCAAGGACTGCGGAAAGGCGATGGTGCTCAGTCGGGCTCATACTATGGACGCAGTCAAAAACAACTTCCAATGCGCCACCTACAGGAAAAGAGGCAAGGAAACCTGTTCCGGGCATTACATCCGGGAATCCCAGCTCACCGCCATCCTTCTGGACGATCTCTGCAGGGTGACCCACTTCGCGAGGCAGAACGAACTGCTCTTCGCGAAACACATAACCCAAAAGAACGGCACTGAAATCCGACGTGAGATTGCCCGTGTCGAGCGTGAACTGGAATCGCTCAAACGGAGGGACACGGAGCTGAGCGCATTATTCAAAAGGCTGTATGAAGACAATGTTCTTGGCAAAATCCCAAATGAGGTGTTCCGAAAGCTCAGCGACGACTACTTTGCCGAGCAAAAAGAAATCCAGACCGCCATCCCGAAGAATGAGGGCGAACTGGAAAAGCTGAAGGGCTCGGTGGCCAATGTCAGCGCCTTCATTGAAAAGGCGAAGCAATATACGGAAATCAATGAGCTCACCGCTGAAATACTGAACCTCTTTATTGAGCGGGTGGAGGTCGGTGAACGTGAGGGAAAATGGTCTCACACTGCCCCGCAGGAAATCAATATTTACTACAGGGACATTGGCTTGATGGACAGCGTGACCGAACAGAAAACAGAGCAGGAAGCACAGGGCGATTCACCAGAGGTCGCATAAAACGGCAACGGCAGACAGCGGAAATCCACTGCCTGCCGATACATACCGCCCCACTTCACCACGGTTTAGAAAATGTCCCTATCACACCGTGGGGAAGGGGAAAGTATGTCTTTTCTGATGCCGATAAAGTATGGTATTATGAGTATAGGATTTCCGCTCTAATCAATTAGATAAATAAGAATTTAACGTAAAAATGAAAGGGTGGTAAAATTGGCTATAATCACACCGAATTTTAACTTTGCAGGTCGCTGTGAAGAAGCGGTCGCACTGTATCAAAAGGCTTTTAACGCAAAGGTTGGTTGTTTATTACGATATTCCGATGCCAATAAGTCTGATTGGAATAAAAAGTTAACACCGGAACAAGAAAATTATATATATCATGTGGAGCTTTTTATCGGCGATCAAAGAATTATGATGTGCGATAATATGGATGTTGACTTGGTAAAAAGTACGGCTCTTTCACTGACTGTCACATTCGATACTAAAGATGAAGTCAAACAAGCATATAATATTTTACGAGAAGACAGCGAGACAATCTATCAAATGCAGAGCACAACATATAGTTCTTGTATGGTTGTCTTTATTGATAAATTTGGTTTTCGATGGGGATTGATGACCGAACAAACAGAACGATAAATTTCCAGTTTGCCGGTCGGACTATAAGTAATGCCCTCCCATGCTGTCAAATCTTTTTTACATTGTTTCTCCAAAGAAACAGACAGATTTCTATAAAGAAATTTGTCTGTTTCTTTTTGCTTTTCGATAAACTATAATTAAAAAAAGGCTAATTATTTATTGAGTATATAGATAAACAGAAATTTATCGAATGCTCATAATTAATGATATAAGAGGAGAGAGCTAATATAATGGATTTAATTATCAAATACGGCTGGTATGCCTTGTTGATTGCTATTGTTGGGGAAATGCTTATACCAATTCTTCTTGCACCGTTTTATAAAGGGTATAACCATGCTACAATGGCAATTAGTACATTAGGAAATGTCAATAGTCCTGTTAGGCTACCGTTCAATTTATGGATGTTACTTGCCGGAATATTGTTTTTGGCAGCTACCCCTGCGATATATCACGCCTACTATCAGGTGTCAAAGCCTTTAACCACGGTATCCGTTTTATTTATTGCAGTTTTTGCTGTGGGGGCATGTATATTTACCTGCTTTTTCAGTGTCAACGAAACAAAGGATATGGTTACCTCCTCCTCAAAAATACATGGCGCTGGTTCGGCCATTGGTTTTATGCTGTTTTTATTTGTACCTCTGTTCATGGCAATACTCTCGTTCAAAACCAACGATAACATAACAGGAACACTATCTACTATTTCCTTTATGCTTGCTCTGCTGTTCTTCATATTGTTTATCATGGCAGATAAACCAGAATTGCAGCGAACATTAGTAGCGAAAGAGGGTTTATGGCAAAGACTGAATTTGTTGTTTATGTATCTACCACTTGGATACATTGCAGTAAGAAACATTTGGGGTCGGATTTAGCAGCGTCTGACTGAATACTTTGGTTTACATTATCCCAAAAATGTGAAGCTATCAATCCCAATTTATCATTCAGCCAATACACAATGCTTTGGCCGCCGGAAAAGTCTTTTCTCATTGTTATCACAAAAATAAAAAACATTCTTATCGAGTATCTTTTAATTTTATCTAAGGTACACGAGGGATGAACGGCCGAACCTGCCATATAGACAAGGGTCGCAGATACGACTAGCAGAAAAACAATTATCTTTCATTGTGATTTATCTTGGTTACCGTTTAACTTTAAATTTACTATAGTTATTATATATCCAAATTAGGGTATATTAAAATTTAAGCTTAAATTAAAGGAGGGTTTATCTATGAACAAGTTTATTTTCAATGATTATTTTCATGAGCCTGAGGGAAAAATCGCCAAGCGGATGCTTTTCAAAAGCGATAATGTAATTGCCTTTGTTCTAAACATTGCAAAAGGAGAAATACTGCCGGGACACACACATCTGGAATCAACCCTTTTCCTGCAGGTTATGGAGGGTAGTGCCAAGGTTGTCACGGACGGCACTGAAACCTTATTGCAAGTAGGCGAGTTAATGCAGGTTGACGGGCAGGAAAGCTTGCAGGTTATAAATATCGGCGAAGAGGTCCTGCGCCTTTACGTCACAATTTCACCAATGGGTTCAGAGGCCTTTGCAACAGACGCAAATGTTTAATGATTTATTTTTATCATTGCTGTGTGAAAAACTTTTTCACCATTTATACCCCTTATTAAAGTTGACAAAATGATTTGCTCTTCACTCTAAAATGCCTAAGCTTTGTAAAAACCTTTTATGCAATGGGCGAGAATCTTTTTTATACTATTAATTCAGACGAAAACATATCTTCCGCCAACGGGAAGTCATATGTTTTTATGCAGTAAAGTGTAATATGATGAATTCAGTTTATTACATGATATAAAAATAGGAATTTATCAAGTAGTTTGAACGGCGGATTATTTATATACTATAATCTTATAGACGAATAAGAATTGACCGAACTATTTTGACTAAGGATTTTATATGCTGGAGGGATAGCTACGGAAAATCCTTACATTTTACAATTCGCAGAACTTAACGATGTTGATAATTGGATGGATATGATTTGTATTGTAAAAAATAATTTCCCCGGACTCATTTTGAATGAATACAGAAAGATACTTGAAAAGAATATCTCTCGCCAGACAGCATTATGCGTAAAATATTATAATCAAATTGTAGGTATCCTGTTATTCTCGAATAATAATAGCTGCTTATCCTGTATGGCTGTTCATCCTCTGCACAGAAAAAAGGGAATTGGTTCAGCCCTTGTAGAAAAAATGATTTCGTTACTTCCAAACGATGTGGATATTTGGGTATCCACATTCAGAGAAGACGATAAATTAGGCGATGCGCCGAGAGCCCTATATCGAAAGTTTGGCTTTACAGAAGATGAACTGATTATGGAATATGGCTACCCAAACCAAAGATTTGTCCTGCGAAGATAATAAGAAATGTGAAAGTACCAAAATAAAAAAGCCAATAAATTTTAATATAAAATTTATTGGCTTTTTATTTTGCATTAGAGTCTAAAAAGGAGCAAAAACGTCAAAAGCCTTTTCGCTTCTTTTAGCTGTAATAACGAGGGACAATCTTTAAAATCACCTTTATGGAAGTGAGCTTAAAGCCGCCTTATAAAATAATCCCTAGAGCATGTTTTGAAACCTAAGTATTGTGGTAAAAGTAACCAAATATGATATGCTAAAGCCTATGAGAAGACACGAAAGAACTCAAAGAAAAACTGACTGGTGGCTTTATAAGGAACGGCATCTCTTAGAAAACCTTTTTCTTAAACTCAAAAATTACCGTCGTTTTGCTACTCGTTATGAAAAACTTGCTTCTTCCTTTTATTCTGTTTCCTATCTTTCCTGCATTCTCCTTTGGTTATTTTGATGGTTTCAAAACATGCTCTAGGACGAAATTAATTTTATGCTGCTTCCTGTGTTATTCTTTTTAATGATAATCTGCTTATCAATTCTTTCCTTCAGCTCGCTTACATGGGAAATGATACCCACAAGGCGGTTTCCTTCGGCAAGGCCTGCCAGGGTATTAATGGCCTGTTCCAAAGATTCCGTATCTAAAGCACCGAAACCCTCATCTATAAATAATGCGTCAAGCTCCACGCCTCCGGCGTATCTTTGAATCACATCTGAAAGACCCAGGGCAAGGGATAAGGCGGCCTTGAAGGATTCTCCGCCGGACAGGGACTTTACGGAACGAATCCTTCCTGTGTAATTATCCATTACGTCAATTTCCAATCCTGTTTGAGAACGAAGATCGGCGGAGTCCTTCTTTCTTAAAAGCTCAAACCTGCTATTGGTCATAATACTTAGCCGTTTATTGGCTTCAATCAGAATTTGGCTAAAGTAGGCCGCCTGAACGTATTGCTCAAAGGCGATTTTCTGTTTTCCTGCCAATTCACCGTTGGCGGTTTTTGAAAGACTGCTTACTAAAAGATATTCCTTCTGATAATGCAAATAATCGGGGATTGCTTTTTTAAGCGCATGATATAAGGGCTCGTTTATCCCAAGACGGGCAACGATTTTATGAATCTCTTCTTCTATGCCCTTTTTTTCTTTTTCTAATAATTCTTTTTGGGTATTGAGGTCTTTTATATCTTTTTTTGTTTTATTTTCCGTTTCTTTCGAAAGCCTTAAAATATCTTGATTCACAGCCCTAACTTCATTAATGTAATTTTCTATGGCGGTTTTAAGCTCTTCTATTTTTTCCTGAGTAATTTTTGAATCGAAATAGCTTTTTTCGTCGAAAAATCCGCATTCCTTTAATTTATTTATATAAATTTTAAAATCTATCTCTTTTAACTTTATTACTTCCTCAAGTCTTTTTATTTTTTCAGATAAAACAGCACTGCTTCCTTCAAGCTTATTTTTCCATTCATAATATTCTTCTTCCGATCTTTTAAAGAATGCCTTCATATGAGATAATGTTAAAGACCATGCTTTAGCTTTTTCTTCTGCATCTTTTTTATCCTTATATTCCAGTGTGTCTTTCAGGGTTTTAAGCTCCCCTTCTTTACTGGAAAGTGTAAGAGCAATTTCCGAATAAGTCTTTTCGCTCTTATGGATCTCTTCTTCTGTGGATTTAAAGGCTTCATCAGATTTTATTAAATGCCTTTTATATTTTTCCTTTAAAGAAATTAATTTTTCGATCTCTAGGGCTAAGACATCATTCTTCTGCTTTTCTTTTAGAGCTTCCGCTATTTCTGCTTGAAGCATATCGGCCATTTCTGAAACTGAATTGATATGGTCTATAGTGTCAAAATGACCTTTCGCCAAGTCTTTAAGCTGGGTACTATTAACAGTGATTTCCGATATTTTTAAGGCGGATTTTTCACTTGCATTTTGCATGTAAGTTCTTGCATCGTCTAATTTCTTTTTTAATAACTTTAATTCATCTTCTTTGGGAGCGTCAAAAGACAATACCGCTTTTTTAGGATGGGTTTTTGAACCGCATACGGGGCATGGCATATTTTCTTTAAGCCTTTCGGCCAAAAGTCCTGCCTGCTCCTTAAAAAATAGACTTTCTTTTTCTATGTATTCATTATTTAATAAATCATAATCCTTTTGAGCATTAATAAACTTATTTTTCAGGTCTTTACTTTCATTTTTTAATACATTGATTTTTTTAATAAGCTCCTTTAAGTTTTCAAGACCTGCAAGCTCTTTATTAAGCTCTTTTGATTTCTGGGTACAGTTTGCCCACTGAACCTCTATACCTTCCATTTCTTTTAAGTCATTATTCAGCTTATCTATATATTCAATGATTTTCTGCTTTTTTTCTTTTAGCTGAGATAAAGTTTCGTTCAATTCTTCTTTTTTTAATTTAATAGTATTTATTTCTTTTTTCAAAAGAGCCAGACGGTCATATTGGGGAATGCTTTTGGTTAACCTGTCTATTTTCGAGGATAGGCCTTCCCTCTCCGATTCTTTATTCTTTTCTTCTTCATAGACCTTTTGTTTTTCCTTTAGTTCAATAGATAATTTATCAATACTGTCAGTGAGAATGGAAATATCATTTTTTAAATCTTTTTCTTCCTTCAAGGTCCTTTGATATTCTGCTTCTAAAGGATATACGGTATATAAAGCCTTTTCCCCGTTATTAAGAAGATTTTTACGGGCATTGTGTTCTTCAATGGATTTATCAAGGGATTCTTTCTTTTGAAACGCTTCCTCAAGCTTTTTGAAGGTTTCGTTTATATATTGGGCCTCCGTTATGAGTGAAATACAGGCGGAAAGCTTTTTATCAAGCATTCCTCCCCTTAAGGCCATGTTTTCTTTTTTCTCCTTATCTGTTTGAATTAATTGATTTAAAAGCCCTAATATTTCTTCCGAATCATGGATACTTAAAGCATTTATTTGGCCTTTAATATCCTCCCAGTTTTCTTCAGAATAAGATATGGAAGCTATATATTGAAGAATGCTTTGTTCAAAGGATTCACAGCTTTTCTTTAGTTCTCTTTCTTTTTCTTTAAAGAGCCTTTGAAACTGCTGAAAAATATCCGTATTGAAAATCCTTCTGAAAATATCCCCTCTGTCCTTGCTGTCTGCAAGAAGAAGCTGGATAAACTCCCCTTGGGCAATCATTGCTATCTGCTTAAACTGCATATAGGTAATCCCCAGAATACTTGCGATTCTTGCAGTAACTTCTCTGTATCCTGTAATAATATCTCCTTCAGGCAGTTTAAGCTCCGCATCGGCATTTTCCGTCGTTAAACCTTCTCCGCTTTTTTTAGGCCTATTGTATCTTGGATTTCTTCTTACTGTATAAATCTTATTTCTGTGGGAAAATGTAAGTTCCACATAGGTTTTAACAGAAGCATCGGCAAAATCGCTTCGTAATGTATCAGCCGTTCTTACTAAGCCGCTTGCCTCCCCAAAAAGAGCAAATGCAATGGCATCGAATATGGTAGTCTTTCCGGCCCCTGTATCTCCTGTAATGAGAAAAAGCCCCTGGCCGCTCATCTCATAAAGATGAATCACCGTCTTTTCAGCATAAGGGCCAAAAGCACTCATTTCTATTACTAAAGGCTTCATATTTCAATTCCTCCTGCCTTTTCCAAAAGCCTCTCTATGATTTTAATCTCTTCTTCAGATAATTTTTTATTATTTTGTGCTTCATAGAACTCTTCAAATAAATCCAAAGGGCTTTTGCTTTCTATTTTTTCAGAAGATAGTTCCTCAAAAGAAATATTGCTTCTGCTTCTTTTATTGTCAAAATCCAGAATCATTATATTAGGATAAACTTGGCGGAGCTTCCCTAAGGCGTCGTAAATTTCATCTTCATCGGTAATGGTTGCGTGAATATAATCTGTTGAGCCTTTATAATCTTCTTTGCCTATTTTAATGAGTTCATTGATGGGACCTTTTATTTCTCTTAAATCCCGTAAGGGTAAAAGCGGAATTAAGTCTATTTTTACATTCCCCTTTTCTTTTATTTCAAGAACCGTGACAGACTTATGATGGCGGGCCTCGGAAAAAGAATATTTGAGGGGGGAACCTGCATACCTTATTTCGTCTCTCCCTATTTTTTGAGGTCTATGAATATGGCCAAGGGCTACATAATCAAAATTACGAAACAAAGAGGCATCTACATTATCAAGCCCTCCAAGGGAGATATTTTCAGAATCCGATCTTTCAGGAGAAACTCCTCCGCTTGTAACAAACTGATGGGCTACCAGAATATTTCTTTCATCCATGGATATTTTTTCATTTGAAATTATTACATTTACAGCATCGTTATAGGATTCAATCTCTTCATCATAATAAGCTCTTACAACCGCAGGCTTTACAAAAGGCAGCAAATAAACATGAAGGGGGCCGTATTCATCTTTAAGAGTTATTTTATTCATTTTTCCATCGAATACCCCTGCGATATAAAGCCCGCTCTTTTTCAGTATCCTGCTTCCAAAGCTCAACCGCTCGGGGGAATCATGATTCCCGCTGATTATAAAAACAAACTCTGCTAAAGAAACAAGCTTCGTAAGAAAATCATCAAAAAGCTCCACGGCTTCTCCCGAAGGCTGGCTTTTATCATATACGTCCCCTGCTATAATAATCCCTTTCGGCTTTTCAGACTCTATGACTGAAATCAATTGTTCCAATATATATTTCTGATCTTCTATCATATTAAACTCATTTACTCTTTTTCCTATATGTAAATCTGCAATGTGAAGAAATTTCATCTTTTTTCTCCTATGATATATTTATATAAAATTTAAGATATACAAAGCAAACATGAAAACGATACAAGCAAAAGCTTATAAATAATCGTTAAAGGAGTATCTCCTTATAGTTATAATCAAATTAAATAATGATGCTTCCGGTCTTTTATGGGGCGAAGCCTGTTAGGCATACATCCTGCAGGTATATACAGCCCTAAAATTCGTTAAGACGAATACTTCATAGGTAAACGCCCAAGAACATAAGGCCTAAGAGTCCACGTTCCACAGCTTAGGTACAGATATATAATTATAATAAGCAAACTTGTTAGGCAGAGTCTGAAAATAATCAAACCGACAAGAATATATAGTAAATTTAAAGTTAACCCGTAAGAAAGTCACATATCGCTTAAATTTATATGAACTAGCGGCATTGTCAATTTGCTTTTCTATTATTTTTATGTCCTCTAAAACCAAATGCCTATAAAAATACAAAAGCAAATTAACTATACCCAGACTGAAAAACGCGTTATAGAAGAAATAGAATAAATGGTCTTTTGCAAAACTGCCTCTATTTGATTTTATAGATTGAAAGCCTTATGCTCTATTGCAGTACAAATTTATTTTTTGTTCGGTAACCATGAGTCTTAAGGAAATAGGCTTTTATTTCTTCTTCGTTTACTATAAAATAAACTAAAGTTTATTTTATAGTAAACGCCAAAAATACGTTTATAAGCTTTAAAGCCGGAAATATTATTTGCAAAAAAACGTGAACTTGAGTGGAATCGGAAAAAGGTCTGAACAGCCAGAAGCTGGATTTTGCCAAGCAAAATTTCTGAGGAAAAAAACCAGAAATACTGGAACTATTTCGAGTATTTTTGACGATGAAATTGCGTTTCCATGGCAAATTAGGCTAGGCTTCGGACTTTTCAGGCACGCCCTAATTATAGTAATATTAATTCTAATGGTTTTTAAAATTAGGCTAGTCACAGAATATTTTACATGAAAGCAAAAACTTAGACGGGATAATCAAAAAATCCCACGGCATTAAGTATGGCTTTTACGAAAAAATTCTTTTTCAGCGATGATGTTATACCTTCGTGTAAAAATAAACTAGGTTTTAAGTTTTCAGCATCCTAAGAACTATTATAGCAAAATTTATGATAGATAGTAAAATTACTTTGGCTCTATTTATTCTATAATGACATCATACTCAATTCGGTAAAATATAAAGCACTCAGTAAAGTTAGTTTAAGTTTATTTACTGTATAATGATATCCTCTATCTGCTGTACCCAGTAAAATCACTCAATTTTATTTGTTATATAATGACTTTAAGTAAATTAGATATATGGTTAAATTTTTTAGAGAATAGCCTGAAATAATAAGGTCATAAGATTAAATAAGCTTAAAAATAAGTTTATTTAGTGTTCATATAAGGAATATATTATTGAGCTTTGAAAGCATTTAAAGTTTAATAATTATTGTTTGATAAGAATAAATTCCTAAGAAAAACGGAGAAATCATATTTAATTTTTTCCTTATAAAACAATTCAAATATAAATTTAGTATTTGATTTTACCAGATTCATATGATAAAATGTCTTAGTCAACTGAAATGTACTCTTAGAAATATTAAATTAGTTATAACGAGCCAAACCTAAAAACCACTTAATTATTTTTTCTAAAAACGTCGGAAGCTGCGAGTTTCCATGAAATTAGAGGATTTTGGAAATTTAGCTTTTTACTGATTTCTACGGTTTTTCCACACTTTGCCTTGGCTTCTTACGCGGGGCTTGATGTATTAAAATAAATATGGAGGCGTATCGAAGTGGTCATAACGAGCCTGACTCGAAATCAGGTTGTCCTCACGGGCACGTGAGTTCGAATCTCACCGCCTCCGCCAAACAAAAGACATAGCTTTCCTCTAAGGAAAGCTATGTCTTTTGTTTGGCGGAAAAATGTGATACTATGGCTCCAAAAAACATGTTAATATAAATAGGTAAATAGAACTTATTACACAATCTAATTACACAATCTAAATGAGGTGTCCCGATGGATAAAAGTACGGAAAAAATGCTTTATACTGAATATGGAATACAGGTGCGGTCTTTACAGCAAATTCCTGCAGGCTGGTCAGCATCTGCATGGAAAGTACATTCTGATTGCGGCGACTATTTTTTGAAAGTGTATGACAAGCATAACCCCTCCACAAAAAATTGGGTTGCTAGAATCGACAGTTATATGCCGGTTGTTCTGTGGTTACATGAACATACAAAACTACAAAAGAAAATGATCGCGCCGGTTCTAGCCAGAGATAAAACTTTTAAAAAAGAGGATTCATCTTTTCTATACATGGTATTTCCTTTTATCGAAGGCTCAACCATATGCAGCGAAAAATTAAAGCTTCAGCAGATACGGGAAATTGCGCAGATTCTTTCCGAATTGCATTTTTATGGTGCTGAGATACCTGTATCTGTAAATGACTTGCTCGAAACCTTTGATATTTCATTTTGTTCAACCTTGGCCAACCGGCTTGGGACAATTCATACTTCTATTTATTTGCAAAAAGTGCTAAAGCCCTATATAACAACACTTACTCAGGCGGCAGAAGTACTTCAAAATTTGGCACTCCTGCTACAAAATACTAAAATGCGGTATGCCCTGTGCCACACAGATATTCATGGCTGGAATCTGATACAATCTGAAAATCTTATCCTGATTGACTGGGAGGGATTGAAACTGGCTCCTGTAGAAGCCGACCTCTTTTCATTTACCGAAACTTTCTTCTTTGGCTACGCATGGGAAGAGTTCATGACCATTTACCGTACCGCACACAAGGATTATCAGATTAACACCGATATAATGCATTTTTACAGATTGCGGCGCAGGCTGGAAGATATCCATGAGTTTGTCGAAAGCATCCTGTTTGACAACCTCACACAGGTTGATATGAATCGATCACTTCGTTATCTAAAACAGGAATGTGAGCTGCTGAATGCTGTACTCTGACAGGGAAGGCCTGCCTCATAAATTCCAATTTGCTGTAACCCAGTCCGCATGATTTTACCTGACAGTAAAAACCTTTTTTATCATAGTTCTAAAAAAGACATAGCTTCTGTCTGGGGGAGGTCATGTCTTTTTTATGCAGTAAAATTTTATTATGAATTTAATATTTATTTAATCCCACAGGCAAACAGGAATCTCAGCGCTATTCCTCAGAACAGTAATCATTTTGCAGTATTTTTAATGCATCATTGAATTCCTCTGCAGTCTTTTTATCATTTTATTCAGAGCACCAGATTGACGGTCAAATCTATCGGCAAATATGGAAAACCCAAGCAATATCCCATAGAAACACTTGTGAGTATTCCCTCAAAATAGAGAATCGACAGTAATACAATACCGTTCACTAACTGTTCCCATACCGAGCATTTTGGTAAGTGCCACAAATATGATTATCAGAAGTTATTTTTCTGTAAAAAGATTTGCCGGAATAGTCACAGGTATAAATCAAAATCCTCCTTACTTTTAGCCTAAAGCAAAAATATAAGACAAAAAATATAAAATATATTTTCCAAAGCCATTTTTAACATTGGTTAAAAACAGCTTTGTCTTTTTATATGCCTTAAAATAGTTTATTTTAGATTAATTTTTTATATAAATAGTAAATTCCTAGGAATAAACTTAAGCATCCTCCTTAAGCGTTTATCTCGCAGATGAGCCTGATTTAGCCGGACTTTGAAATTCGTAAGATAAAGCTCTGCATGCCAATTTTAAAATCTGCCTATATCAAATTCTCTTCCGATACAAAATAATGAAGTTCAAAATAAATTCGATACATAAAAACATAAATTCCATACATAATCTCTCGTAGACAGCAATATTACATGTATCTTTAATAAATATGCTATTCTCCGTTTCATTGGGTAATATTATAGCATCTGCTGTTTCGGCACCTCATTTGTCTATTATTGATATGTACATATATAAACAAGATTTCTGACATAATAACAATAGCACTTATCCAAACTACTATTTCTAAGTAAGCGTTACCCTTATGCAGGGAGGTACAAATGAATTATGTTAAGAATCGCCTTATGTGATGATAACAATAACGCAATAGATCGGTACGCAAGGCTCATTCTTCAAGTTGCTAAAAAAAACCAGATAGAGATTGAGCTTTCCAGCTTTAGCAGCGGAGAAGCATTGCTTTTTCAATATACTGACGCTCCCGAACAAGTGGATATTATCTATTTAGATATTATGATGGATAAAACAAATGGAATGGAAACGGCCCGCAAACTGCGGGATTGTCACTGTAAAGCCCAAATCATCTTCTTAACCAGTAGCGAAGAATACGTTTATGAGGCTTTTGACGTAAATGCAATTCACTATCTTTTAAAAGAAGACACAAGCATTGATAAATTTGAAAATGTTTTCCTTAAAGCGGCAGAGCTTGCGTTAAAAAAAGAGGACGAACGGTTTACATTTGAATTTGATGGTGAAACAGATGTAATCCCAATGGGGGAAATCTCTTATTTTGAAATTTGGCAAAGGCTTGTCACAGTACATTATGGCGCAG
This is a stretch of genomic DNA from Anaeropeptidivorans aminofermentans. It encodes these proteins:
- a CDS encoding LytR/AlgR family response regulator transcription factor, with translation MLRIALCDDNNNAIDRYARLILQVAKKNQIEIELSSFSSGEALLFQYTDAPEQVDIIYLDIMMDKTNGMETARKLRDCHCKAQIIFLTSSEEYVYEAFDVNAIHYLLKEDTSIDKFENVFLKAAELALKKEDERFTFEFDGETDVIPMGEISYFEIWQRLVTVHYGAGKIGKFYASMEQLEDRLSGKDFVRTHRSFLVHLPYIAKFQRQSLLLRTGEEIPIGITYMQSLKRIFSDYISRLSLYTSRNSCDKGETS
- a CDS encoding exonuclease SbcCD subunit D, yielding MKFLHIADLHIGKRVNEFNMIEDQKYILEQLISVIESEKPKGIIIAGDVYDKSQPSGEAVELFDDFLTKLVSLAEFVFIISGNHDSPERLSFGSRILKKSGLYIAGVFDGKMNKITLKDEYGPLHVYLLPFVKPAVVRAYYDEEIESYNDAVNVIISNEKISMDERNILVAHQFVTSGGVSPERSDSENISLGGLDNVDASLFRNFDYVALGHIHRPQKIGRDEIRYAGSPLKYSFSEARHHKSVTVLEIKEKGNVKIDLIPLLPLRDLREIKGPINELIKIGKEDYKGSTDYIHATITDEDEIYDALGKLRQVYPNIMILDFDNKRSRSNISFEELSSEKIESKSPLDLFEEFYEAQNNKKLSEEEIKIIERLLEKAGGIEI
- a CDS encoding phosphotransferase; the encoded protein is MDKSTEKMLYTEYGIQVRSLQQIPAGWSASAWKVHSDCGDYFLKVYDKHNPSTKNWVARIDSYMPVVLWLHEHTKLQKKMIAPVLARDKTFKKEDSSFLYMVFPFIEGSTICSEKLKLQQIREIAQILSELHFYGAEIPVSVNDLLETFDISFCSTLANRLGTIHTSIYLQKVLKPYITTLTQAAEVLQNLALLLQNTKMRYALCHTDIHGWNLIQSENLILIDWEGLKLAPVEADLFSFTETFFFGYAWEEFMTIYRTAHKDYQINTDIMHFYRLRRRLEDIHEFVESILFDNLTQVDMNRSLRYLKQECELLNAVL
- a CDS encoding AAA family ATPase, which translates into the protein MKPLVIEMSAFGPYAEKTVIHLYEMSGQGLFLITGDTGAGKTTIFDAIAFALFGEASGLVRTADTLRSDFADASVKTYVELTFSHRNKIYTVRRNPRYNRPKKSGEGLTTENADAELKLPEGDIITGYREVTARIASILGITYMQFKQIAMIAQGEFIQLLLADSKDRGDIFRRIFNTDIFQQFQRLFKEKERELKKSCESFEQSILQYIASISYSEENWEDIKGQINALSIHDSEEILGLLNQLIQTDKEKKENMALRGGMLDKKLSACISLITEAQYINETFKKLEEAFQKKESLDKSIEEHNARKNLLNNGEKALYTVYPLEAEYQRTLKEEKDLKNDISILTDSIDKLSIELKEKQKVYEEEKNKESEREGLSSKIDRLTKSIPQYDRLALLKKEINTIKLKKEELNETLSQLKEKKQKIIEYIDKLNNDLKEMEGIEVQWANCTQKSKELNKELAGLENLKELIKKINVLKNESKDLKNKFINAQKDYDLLNNEYIEKESLFFKEQAGLLAERLKENMPCPVCGSKTHPKKAVLSFDAPKEDELKLLKKKLDDARTYMQNASEKSALKISEITVNSTQLKDLAKGHFDTIDHINSVSEMADMLQAEIAEALKEKQKNDVLALEIEKLISLKEKYKRHLIKSDEAFKSTEEEIHKSEKTYSEIALTLSSKEGELKTLKDTLEYKDKKDAEEKAKAWSLTLSHMKAFFKRSEEEYYEWKNKLEGSSAVLSEKIKRLEEVIKLKEIDFKIYINKLKECGFFDEKSYFDSKITQEKIEELKTAIENYINEVRAVNQDILRLSKETENKTKKDIKDLNTQKELLEKEKKGIEEEIHKIVARLGINEPLYHALKKAIPDYLHYQKEYLLVSSLSKTANGELAGKQKIAFEQYVQAAYFSQILIEANKRLSIMTNSRFELLRKKDSADLRSQTGLEIDVMDNYTGRIRSVKSLSGGESFKAALSLALGLSDVIQRYAGGVELDALFIDEGFGALDTESLEQAINTLAGLAEGNRLVGIISHVSELKERIDKQIIIKKNNTGSSIKLISS